A section of the Telopea speciosissima isolate NSW1024214 ecotype Mountain lineage chromosome 3, Tspe_v1, whole genome shotgun sequence genome encodes:
- the LOC122654878 gene encoding uncharacterized protein LOC122654878 — MPRRHDDNYGVDFCGLADLRYKGEFLFSRGGNYKSEFLTWSNWASSDVSRYSQRLTRALVNDQWLLEFPSSEAKFTLLGISDHSACIDRMQPSVARGPKPFRFFNYWADEPPFCWWLRRLGSPQSLPTLPVVITKLKAVKHRLKAWSRAYFGRTSDKLKEKRDEISLVQADLSNHLDNQDMQIRERGLLHQYRLLSTRKETSAKARIRWLKEGIGNTRLFTIWSTLGEAEITYLLLSTSKLRSLTTSPASKKRLFLTSLAYLAHPPNTSASHNFPIHREVSPD; from the coding sequence atgcctaggcgacacgatgacaactatggtgttgATTTTTGTGGCCTTGCTGATCTCAGGTACAAGGgtgaatttcttttttctagAGGGGGTAATTACAAGAGTGAATTTCTCACTTGGTCCAATTGGGCTTCTTCGGATGTTTCTAGGTATAGTCAAAGGTTGACCAGAGCTTTGGTTAATGACCAATGGTTGTTAGAATTCCCATCTTCAGAAGCCAAGTTCACTCTCCTAGGAATTTCTGACCACTCGGCTTGCATTGATAGAATGCAACCTTCGGTGGCACGTGGCCCTAAACCTTTTCGGTTTTTCAATTATTGGGCTGATGAACCACCTTTCTGTTGGTGGTTACGGAGGCTTGGTAGTCCCCAGTCCCTCCCAACTCTTCCTGTGGTTATCACTAAGCTTAAGGCAGTTAAGCATAGGCTGAAGGCATGGAGCCGTGCTTATTTTGGTCGCACCTCTGACAAACTCAAGGAGAAGAGGGATGAAATATCTCTGGTGCAAGCTGATCTCAGTAACCATCTGGATAACCAAGACATGCAAATAAGAGAGCGGGGGCTTCTACATCAGTACCGTCTTCTCAGCACTAGGAAGGAAACTTCAGCAAAAGCTCGTATTCGGTGGTTAAAAGAGGGCATTGGTAATACTAGACTTTTCACCATTTGGTCAACTCTTGGAGAAGCAGAAATTACATATCTTTTATTATCAACCAGCAAGCTGAGATCCTTGACAACGAGTCCAGCATCAAAGAAGAGGCTATTTCTTACTTCTCTGGCATATTTGGCCCATCCCCCCAACACATCTGCCTCCCATAATTTCCCTATTCATAGAGAAGTTTCTCCAGATTAG
- the LOC122656941 gene encoding uncharacterized protein LOC122656941, translating to MASSASKSLFQSLKKFFKKPWEITGPCASPEYKLAVPDALEYRIYCPASEPLKAIVPTANPETVYDIKYYSRDQRRNRPPIRRTILKKADVEKMMKETTFDVNDYPPVYLTAKIEEDENARGGGYQK from the coding sequence ATGGCATCCTCGGCATCAAAATCGCTGTTTCAGTCGCTGAAAAAATTCTTCAAGAAACCATGGGAGATCACGGGCCCTTGTGCCAGCCCCGAGTACAAGCTCGCAGTTCCTGATGCCCTCGAGTACCGCATCTACTGCCCCGCCTCTGAACCACTGAAGGCTATCGTCCCCACTGCCAACCCTGAAACCGTCTACGATATCAAGTACTACTCTCGCGACCAACGCCGCAATCGCCCACCCATTCGACGAACCATTCTGAAGAAGGCCGATGTcgagaagatgatgaaggagACGACTTTCGATGTAAATGACTACCCTCCCGTTTATCTCACTGCCAAGATCGAAGAAGATGAAAACGCCAGGGGCGGAGGATATCAGAAATAG
- the LOC122653804 gene encoding nuclear transport factor 2-like isoform X1 has translation MAMPTSSPATPTPSAQVVGNAFVEQYYHILHQSPELVYRFYQDSSVISRPEPNGTMTSVSTMQAINAKILSLDYKEFKAEIKTVDAQDSYKDGVTVLVTGWLTGKDNVRRKFTQSFFLAPQDKGYFVLNDIFRYADENETLESNPVSVNGVCESASVAPFTPDPEPAHVPDGPVLDPASSLMEESLNNGEEVCDPSDNDDGSVIEEEVPVEPQAQLSQNEAQPVAESASTVQEDAPKKSYASIVKVMKGNAAPTTVYVPTNIVRAAAPANTEHQSHGSAAPASAPEAAVPTINNAPESSSAQEDVEGHSIYVRGLPLNATVAQLEEEFKKFGPIKLGGIQVRSNKQQQFCFGFVEFELQSSMKSAIQASSVTIGGRQVFIEEKRTTTRVVGSGRGVRFPPGRGGGGFRNDNFRGRGNFGGNRGYGRNEFGNRGDFSGRGRGPGRSGDNYQRVDENANGRVGRQGGQAAVSA, from the exons ATGGCAATGCCGACATCAAGCCCTGCAACTCCCACTCCCAGTGCCCAAGTGGTCGGGAATGCCTTTGTGGAGCAGTATTATCATATTCTTCACCAATCGCCAGAGTTGGTCTACAGATTTTATCAGGATTCAAGCGTGATAAGCCGGCCAGAACCCAATGGCACAATGACATCAGTGTCAACCATGCAA GCGATCAATGCCAAGATTCTTTCTTTGGACTACAAGGAGTTTAAGGCAGAGATAAAGACTGTAGATGCTCAGGATTCTTACAAGGACGGGGTGACTGTTTTGGTAACGGGGTGGCTTACTGGAAAGGACAATGTGAGAAGGAAATTCACACAGTCATTCTTTCTGGCTCCGCAAGACAAAGGTTACTTTGTCCTGAATGATATTTTTAGGTATGCTGATGAGAATGAAACACTTGAGAGTAACCCTGTGTCAGTTAATGGTGTTTGTGAAAGCGCTTCTGTAGCTCCCTTCACCCCAGATCCAG AGCCTGCTCATGTTCCTGACGGACCTGTACTTGACCCTGCATCATCTCTGATGGAGGAGAGCCTTAATAATGGTGAGGAGGTCTGTGATCCATCAGACAATGATGATGGATCAGTTATTGAAGAAGAGGTTCCTGTGGAGCCCCAGGCACAACTGAGTCAAAATGAAGCCCAACCAGTTGCTGAGTCTGCTTCTACAGTCCAAGAGGATGCACCTAAGAAGTCTTATGCATCAATT GTGAAAGTCATGAAGGGGAATGCTGCTCCTACTACGGTTTATGTACCTACTAATATAGTGAGGGCGGCAGCACCTGCTAACACTGAGCATCAATCACATGGTTCTGCAGCACCTGCCTCAGCACCTGAAGCAGCAGTTCCTACCATCAATAATGCCCCTGAAAGTAGCAGTGCCCAAGAAGATG TTGAGGGGCACTCCATCTATGTCCGGGGCTTACCTTTAAATGCCACTGTTGCTCAGCTTGAGGAGGAGTTCAAGAAATTTGGTCCTATTAAGCTTGGTGGTATACAAGTCAGGAGTAATAAG CAACAGCAATTCTGTTTTGGCTTTGTTGAGTTTGAATTGCAAAGCTCCATGAAGAGTGCAATTCAG GCTTCGTCCGTCACAATTGGGGGTCGTCAAGTTTTTATCGAGGAGAAGAGAACTACAACTCGAG TTGTTGGCAGTGGGAGAGGGGTACGGTTTCCTCCAGGAAGGGGTGGTGGTGGATTCAGAAATGACAATTTCAGGGGCCGTGGAAACTTTGGTGGCAACCGGGGTTATGGCAGAAATGAGTTTGGAAACAGAGGCGACTTTTCAGGACGAGGAAGAGGTCCCGGACGCAGTGGTGATAATTATCAGCGAGTTGACGAGAATGCAAATGGAAGAGTCGGCCGCCAAGGTGGTCAGGCTGCTGTTTCTGCATGA
- the LOC122653804 gene encoding nuclear transport factor 2-like isoform X2 — MAMPTSSPATPTPSAQVVGNAFVEQYYHILHQSPELVYRFYQDSSVISRPEPNGTMTSVSTMQAINAKILSLDYKEFKAEIKTVDAQDSYKDGVTVLVTGWLTGKDNVRRKFTQSFFLAPQDKGYFVLNDIFRYADENETLESNPVSVNGVCESASVAPFTPDPEPAHVPDGPVLDPASSLMEESLNNGEEVCDPSDNDDGSVIEEEVPVEPQAQLSQNEAQPVAESASTVQEDAPKKSYASIVKVMKGNAAPTTVYVPTNIVRAAAPANTEHQSHGSAAPASAPEAAVPTINNAPESSSAQEDVEGHSIYVRGLPLNATVAQLEEEFKKFGPIKLGGIQVRSNKQFCFGFVEFELQSSMKSAIQASSVTIGGRQVFIEEKRTTTRVVGSGRGVRFPPGRGGGGFRNDNFRGRGNFGGNRGYGRNEFGNRGDFSGRGRGPGRSGDNYQRVDENANGRVGRQGGQAAVSA; from the exons ATGGCAATGCCGACATCAAGCCCTGCAACTCCCACTCCCAGTGCCCAAGTGGTCGGGAATGCCTTTGTGGAGCAGTATTATCATATTCTTCACCAATCGCCAGAGTTGGTCTACAGATTTTATCAGGATTCAAGCGTGATAAGCCGGCCAGAACCCAATGGCACAATGACATCAGTGTCAACCATGCAA GCGATCAATGCCAAGATTCTTTCTTTGGACTACAAGGAGTTTAAGGCAGAGATAAAGACTGTAGATGCTCAGGATTCTTACAAGGACGGGGTGACTGTTTTGGTAACGGGGTGGCTTACTGGAAAGGACAATGTGAGAAGGAAATTCACACAGTCATTCTTTCTGGCTCCGCAAGACAAAGGTTACTTTGTCCTGAATGATATTTTTAGGTATGCTGATGAGAATGAAACACTTGAGAGTAACCCTGTGTCAGTTAATGGTGTTTGTGAAAGCGCTTCTGTAGCTCCCTTCACCCCAGATCCAG AGCCTGCTCATGTTCCTGACGGACCTGTACTTGACCCTGCATCATCTCTGATGGAGGAGAGCCTTAATAATGGTGAGGAGGTCTGTGATCCATCAGACAATGATGATGGATCAGTTATTGAAGAAGAGGTTCCTGTGGAGCCCCAGGCACAACTGAGTCAAAATGAAGCCCAACCAGTTGCTGAGTCTGCTTCTACAGTCCAAGAGGATGCACCTAAGAAGTCTTATGCATCAATT GTGAAAGTCATGAAGGGGAATGCTGCTCCTACTACGGTTTATGTACCTACTAATATAGTGAGGGCGGCAGCACCTGCTAACACTGAGCATCAATCACATGGTTCTGCAGCACCTGCCTCAGCACCTGAAGCAGCAGTTCCTACCATCAATAATGCCCCTGAAAGTAGCAGTGCCCAAGAAGATG TTGAGGGGCACTCCATCTATGTCCGGGGCTTACCTTTAAATGCCACTGTTGCTCAGCTTGAGGAGGAGTTCAAGAAATTTGGTCCTATTAAGCTTGGTGGTATACAAGTCAGGAGTAATAAG CAATTCTGTTTTGGCTTTGTTGAGTTTGAATTGCAAAGCTCCATGAAGAGTGCAATTCAG GCTTCGTCCGTCACAATTGGGGGTCGTCAAGTTTTTATCGAGGAGAAGAGAACTACAACTCGAG TTGTTGGCAGTGGGAGAGGGGTACGGTTTCCTCCAGGAAGGGGTGGTGGTGGATTCAGAAATGACAATTTCAGGGGCCGTGGAAACTTTGGTGGCAACCGGGGTTATGGCAGAAATGAGTTTGGAAACAGAGGCGACTTTTCAGGACGAGGAAGAGGTCCCGGACGCAGTGGTGATAATTATCAGCGAGTTGACGAGAATGCAAATGGAAGAGTCGGCCGCCAAGGTGGTCAGGCTGCTGTTTCTGCATGA